The Terriglobia bacterium genome contains the following window.
GTGGTGGTGCTGGCGGCGACGGTGCTGGTGCAACTCTCGGGGAAAGAGGCCGCCGTGGAACCGATGGAGTGAAGAATTTGGTAATTGGGCAAATGGGTAATTCGGTAATTTTCCCGAGAGCGAGGTTGACCGTTAAGCTTTGAAATTGCCAATTTACGAAATTACCAGATTACGAAAACCCCAGATTACGAAATCCCCAATCAGTCGACAGCGTGCAGTTCCTTTCCGCGCGTTTCCGGCAGCAGCAGGACGGCCAAGATCATCAGCAAGTAAGCACTGAGGGAAAAGGCGGCGATGGCGGCGCCAAGGGAGATGCGTGCGCTGAGATAGCCGACCAGGGCGGGGAAGAGTGCGCCGACGCCGCGGCCGAAATTGTAGGAAAACCCCTGGCCGGAACCGCGCACGCGGCTGGGAAAGAGCTCGGTGAGAAATGCGCCCATGGGGCCGAACGAGCCCGAGGCGAAGAAGCCCAGCGGAAAGCCCAGCACCAGCATGACGCGATTTCCGATCGGCAGATAGGTGTACGCGGCGACGGTTACGAACGAGCATACGGCAAAGATAATCATCGTGCGGCGTCGCCCGAGGCGGTCGGTGAGCCAGGCGCTGATCATGTAGCCGAGGAAGGAGCCGGCGATCACCACCAGCAGGTAGGCGCCGGTGTTGAGCACGGAGAGTCCGCGCGTGGTTTTCAGATAAGTGGGAAGCCAGGTGGTGACGGCATAGTAGCCGCCCTGGGCGCCGGTGGCCATGAGCGAGGTCAGCATAGTGATGCGCAGAAGAGACGGAGAGAATATTCCCAGGAAGCGGCTGCGATCGCCGGAGGCGGCGAGTTGCGCGCGGGTACGGCGGAAGACCTCGGGTTCAGGGACGTAGCGCCGGATGTAGAAGACCAGCAGCGCGGGCAGAACGCCGATCCAGAACAGGGCGCGCCATGCGATGGTGGCCGGCAGCGCCGAGAACAGCACGGTATAGAGGATGGCGGCGACTCCCCAGCCAATCGCCCATCCACCCTGCACGGTACCGACTGCCTTGCCGCGATGCTGAGCGCGAATGGTTTCGCCCATCAGCACCGACCCGACCGCCCACTCGCCGCCGAAGCCCAGTCCTTGCAGGCCGCGCGTGATCAGCAGTTGCCAAAAGGAATTGGTGAAGCCGCTGAGAAAGGTAAATAGGGCGAACCAGGCGATGGTGATTTGCAGCACGCGCGCGCGTCCGTAGCGGTCGGCCAGGAGTCCGGCGAGCCAGCCTCCGATGGCGGAGATGATGAGTGTGACGGCGGCGAGGATTCCAGCCTGGCCTTTGCTGATGTGCCACAGCGCGATCAGGCTGGGGATGGCGAAGCTGTAAACCATGACGTCCATGCCGTCGAGCGCCCATCCGCCAAATGTGGCGACGAGCGTAGAGCGCTCGTGAGGAGCGAGATCGAGGAACCAGGGCTTGGCGTCCGTCATTGGCCGGCGATTATTGCAGAGAACTGCGATAACCGTATTGCAGATATTCGCGGCAATCGGTTTAATGGAGCACAAGTTCGTCGTCGTTGAAGGATGGTAGCCATGAAAACGAAGTTCACTCGCGCCGCATGGTTCGTCCTGCTGGCTGGCCTGGCCGCGCTATTTGCAACAGCTCAGGCGCAAACAGCAGACGCCACGAGTGATAAGCGCGCTGAAGAAGAGGTCCGGCGGCTGAACCGGGAAGAGGTCGAAGCATTCCTTCACAAGGACGCAAAAGCGATGGCGAGCCTGTGGTCTGACGATCTCGTCGTTACTAATCCGCTCAACAAGTTCGTCACCAAGCAGCAGGTGCTGGGAATGATGCAGTCCGGCATGCTGGTGATCACGAATTACGACCGGCACATCGAGTACCTGCGTGTGTATGGCGGCACCGTGATCGTGGCCGGCAGCGAAGACGTGACGTGGGGCGGAAGAATGCCGAATGCCGGCAAACTCGAACATCTGCGCTTCACGGGAATATGGATGAGGCAGCAGGGGCGGTTCCAGGAGGTCGCGCGTCACGCCAACATCGTGCCGCAACCATGAGCGCGGAGAATACGGCTACTCGTAGCGCAGGGCTTCGATGGGGTCGAGGTTGGCGGCGCGGATGGCGGGGAACATGCCGCTGGCGAGGCCGACGAGGGCAAGGATCCCGGTGGCGATGGCGAGCACGCGCGGCCGGATGAGCAGGGTGATATCGCCGGCTTCGGCATGGGAGGCGAGGGCGCTGTAGAGAGTGATGCGGCCGGTGCCGAGCGACACGGCGTAGGACATGATGATGCCGCAAATGCCGCCGACGGCGGTGATGACCAGAGCTTCGGCGAGGAACTGGAACAGGATGTCGCGTTTGCGGGCGCCCAGGGCTTTCTCGACGCCGATCTCGCGCGTGCGCTGCGTCACCGAGACGAGCATGATATTCATCAGGCCGACGCCGCCGATGCCGAGGGTAAGCGTGCCGATGAAGCCCATCAGGATCTTGATGCCGAGGGTAATGATTTCAAATTGCGCGAGTTGCTTCTGCGCGTCGAAGACGAAGATAGCGCGGTGGTCTTCGGGGTTGAAGCTGTGTGCCACGCCCATGGTCTCGCGGATGGTCTTGGTGACCTTGTCGTGGTCGAGGGACTCGTAGTCGAGCCAGATGCCGCCAATGTAATAAGTATCCTTGATCAGGCCCATGGTGTTGTAGGGGATGTAGACGGTGCGGTTGATGTCGTCATCGCCTTCCTGCATGCGCGCGTTGAGCACGCCCACCACTTCAAAGGTGACTCCGCCCAGGCGCACCTTCTGCCCGACCGCGGGCGCTCCCGAGAACAGCTTCTGCTTGGCTTCCCAGGCGAGGACCGCGACCCGGGCGTGAGAAAAGTTGTCCTCGTCGGTGAGCAGGCGGCCGGACTCGGCGCTCAGGTTCCAGATGTTCTGCGCCGGCGGATCAATGCCCTCCACGTCAAAATTGAAGGCGCGCTCCTCGCGCTGCACGGGAACCGTCTTGCCGTTGGAGCGGGCCATGTGGCGCACCAGGGGAACGACATTGCGCAGCCGCTCCAGGTCATCGTCGGTGAAGCGGATCTGCACGCCGGCCTTGTTGCCGCCCGCCTGCATGGAGGTGCGCCCCGGAAACACGCCGACAGCCTTGGCCCCAAAATTGTTGAAGATGGCATAAATGGCGCGCCCGAAGCCGTCGCCATAGGCGAGCAGCAGGACCACCGTGGCGATGCCCCAAGCCATGCCGAGCATGGTGAGCAGCGTGCGCCGCCGGTTGTGGCGCATGGCACTGTAGGCCATCCTCATGGTGTCGGCGGTCATTTATTCCTTCCTCAGGGCTTCCACGGGTTGCAGCATGGCGGCCTTGCGCGCCGGGTAGAGCCCGGCGATGATGCCCGCCAACGCCAGGCTGCCGATGGCAATGGCGGCGGAGGAAGGCACGATCTTGGGCGTATCCCATCCGGGCGGCGAAGGCAGCGTGCCCAGCGCTGCGCACAAACTCGCGGCGGCAGCCATGCCGATG
Protein-coding sequences here:
- a CDS encoding ABC transporter permease; protein product: MTADTMRMAYSAMRHNRRRTLLTMLGMAWGIATVVLLLAYGDGFGRAIYAIFNNFGAKAVGVFPGRTSMQAGGNKAGVQIRFTDDDLERLRNVVPLVRHMARSNGKTVPVQREERAFNFDVEGIDPPAQNIWNLSAESGRLLTDEDNFSHARVAVLAWEAKQKLFSGAPAVGQKVRLGGVTFEVVGVLNARMQEGDDDINRTVYIPYNTMGLIKDTYYIGGIWLDYESLDHDKVTKTIRETMGVAHSFNPEDHRAIFVFDAQKQLAQFEIITLGIKILMGFIGTLTLGIGGVGLMNIMLVSVTQRTREIGVEKALGARKRDILFQFLAEALVITAVGGICGIIMSYAVSLGTGRITLYSALASHAEAGDITLLIRPRVLAIATGILALVGLASGMFPAIRAANLDPIEALRYE
- a CDS encoding MFS transporter, whose translation is MTDAKPWFLDLAPHERSTLVATFGGWALDGMDVMVYSFAIPSLIALWHISKGQAGILAAVTLIISAIGGWLAGLLADRYGRARVLQITIAWFALFTFLSGFTNSFWQLLITRGLQGLGFGGEWAVGSVLMGETIRAQHRGKAVGTVQGGWAIGWGVAAILYTVLFSALPATIAWRALFWIGVLPALLVFYIRRYVPEPEVFRRTRAQLAASGDRSRFLGIFSPSLLRITMLTSLMATGAQGGYYAVTTWLPTYLKTTRGLSVLNTGAYLLVVIAGSFLGYMISAWLTDRLGRRRTMIIFAVCSFVTVAAYTYLPIGNRVMLVLGFPLGFFASGSFGPMGAFLTELFPSRVRGSGQGFSYNFGRGVGALFPALVGYLSARISLGAAIAAFSLSAYLLMILAVLLLPETRGKELHAVD
- a CDS encoding nuclear transport factor 2 family protein → MKTKFTRAAWFVLLAGLAALFATAQAQTADATSDKRAEEEVRRLNREEVEAFLHKDAKAMASLWSDDLVVTNPLNKFVTKQQVLGMMQSGMLVITNYDRHIEYLRVYGGTVIVAGSEDVTWGGRMPNAGKLEHLRFTGIWMRQQGRFQEVARHANIVPQP